A stretch of the Fusobacterium varium genome encodes the following:
- a CDS encoding putative ATPase: MENLKEQIEVERENILSLKKEIEKKIIGQEDMVRKILIGILTGNHILLEGLPGLAKSLTVNTLAQTLGLKFARIQFTPDLLPSDIIGTEIYNEKTGDFYTKKGPIFANIVLADEINRAPAKVQSALLEAMQEKQITIASETFKLDRPFIVLATQNPIEQDGTYPLPEAQQDRFLMKVKIEYPTKAEEKDMLKLLTSVTDFDSIQINEILNKEKIEKIKQIIREIHIDEKLMDYILDIVFKTRETNNYIACGASPRASIALVVSAKANAFLEGRAHVIPQDIKRVIFDVLRHRMILTYEAEAEGKKVEDIITDILEVVELP; the protein is encoded by the coding sequence ATGGAAAATCTAAAAGAACAAATCGAAGTTGAAAGAGAGAATATTCTTTCTTTGAAAAAGGAAATTGAAAAAAAAATAATTGGTCAAGAGGATATGGTAAGAAAAATCCTTATTGGTATTCTTACTGGTAATCACATCCTTTTAGAAGGACTTCCAGGATTGGCAAAATCTTTAACTGTAAATACTTTAGCTCAAACATTAGGTTTAAAATTCGCAAGAATACAGTTCACTCCTGACTTACTTCCCAGTGACATCATAGGTACTGAAATATACAATGAAAAAACTGGTGATTTTTATACTAAAAAAGGACCTATTTTTGCTAATATAGTACTCGCAGATGAAATCAATAGAGCTCCTGCTAAAGTACAGTCAGCATTGCTTGAAGCTATGCAGGAAAAGCAAATTACAATAGCCAGTGAAACTTTTAAACTGGACAGACCTTTTATTGTACTTGCTACACAAAACCCTATTGAACAAGATGGTACTTATCCTTTACCTGAAGCACAGCAGGATAGATTCTTAATGAAAGTAAAAATTGAATACCCTACAAAAGCAGAAGAAAAGGATATGCTTAAACTTCTTACTTCTGTAACTGATTTTGATTCTATTCAAATAAATGAAATATTAAACAAAGAAAAAATAGAAAAAATTAAACAGATTATAAGAGAAATTCATATAGATGAAAAACTCATGGACTATATCCTTGATATAGTATTTAAAACAAGAGAAACTAATAATTATATTGCCTGTGGAGCGTCACCGAGAGCCTCAATAGCACTTGTTGTATCTGCTAAAGCAAATGCTTTTCTGGAAGGAAGGGCTCATGTTATTCCTCAGGATATAAAGAGAGTTATCTTTGATGTATTACGTCACAGAATGATTCTTACATATGAGGCAGAAGCTGAAGGGAAAAAAGTAGAAGATATCATTACTGATATACTTGAAGTAGTTGAACTGCCATAG